The Cytobacillus firmus genome segment ATTTTCGTGCACTGTGTTTTTAAAGCTTCAAGAAGCTCATCTGCATCTGCTTCTTTAAAGATGGAATCCTGTGGATTATAGCTCCATTTTGGCCTTTCAACTCCCGAAATTCTCTTTTCCCTGCCCAGTCTGCCTGCAATTTTATTTAAAAAAGCGTCCCGATTCTGAATAGTTCCGTTCACTGCTGTTCGCCTCCTTTTGGCCGGTTTTTGAACCAATCACGAAATCTTTCTTTATTAGGAGCCGGAAAATCCCTGATTTCTGTCCAGGCCTTTAAAGGCCCGGGTCCCTTGGTAATCTTGTCGCCTGATGTAAATGGATTCATGGCTGTGGGTGCCAGCTTTGACCCCAGTTTATAAAGGGAAGGTGAAGCGGCCCCCAGTCCAAAAGCCTTCATGGTCATCTTTTCCGATATAGGAGCCTTTCCTTCTTTTTCGACAATTACCTGCCGGTGTTTGTGAAGCAGCTCATGCAGAGGGATTTTGACTGGACAAGCTTCTGTACAGGCCCCGCAAAGGGTTGATGCATAAGGCAATTCTTTATAATCATCATAGCCGCCTAAAAGAGGTGACAGAACCGCTCCGATCGGGCCTGAATAAATTGATCCGTAGGAATGGCCTCCAACATGCCTGTATACGGGACAAACATTCACACAAGCAGCGCAGCGGATACATTGCAGTATGGATTGAAACTCCCCTCCTAATATCGATGAGCGGCCATTGTCCACAATGACGAGATGGAATTCCTCGGGTCCATCAACATCAAGTTCTTCTTTTGGACCAGTCAAAACAGTAATATAACTCGTTAGCTTTTGCCCAACCGCGCTCCTGGTCAGCATACTGACCAGAACTTCCATTTCCTCGTAAGTCGGGACCAGCCTTTCCATGCCCATTACCGTAATTTGTGTCTTAGGCAAGGCTGTGACAAGATCTGCATTTCCTTCATTCGTCACTAATGTGATTGAACCGGTTTCCGCAACTGCGAAGTTGCAGCCCGTAATGCCTACATCGGCAGTTAAGTATTCGTGGCGAAGCATTTCTCTCGCATGCCATGCAAGCTCTTCCGGCTTTTCTGTGTTCTGATAGCTTAGTTTTTCTGCAAATACATCCCGAATCTGCTCTTTATTCTTATGAAGGGCAGGTGCCACTATATGTGATGGCGGGTCATGGTCGTCCACCTGGAGGATATATTCTCCCAAATCTGTTTCAATGACCTGGCACCCCGCCTCTTCCAATGTGGCGTTTAAATGGATCTCTTCGGTTACCATTGATTTTGATTTAACCACTTTTCTTGCATTTTTCTTTTCAATTACTTCACGTATATAAGCAGAGGCCTCTTCAGCAGTTTCAGCAAAGTAAACGTGCCCTCCCCTTTTAGCTACATTTTCGCTGAGCTGGTATAAGTAAAAATCAAGATTTTCAAGAACATGCTGGCGAATTTCTTCTGATAGCGAACGCCAATCTTCCCAATTCCCAAGTTCTGCGGCAGCATCAAGCCTTCTGGTCTGAAGCCTTTCCTGTGCACCTGACACTGCCCCTCTCATAAAGGAATTGCTTATTCCGGAATCTACACGATCCTTAAAGTCGTTTGTTCCTATTTTCATAGCCATAACTATTCCTCCTGTAACAAAGCATGTCCATTAATGACTCAGCGGCAATTCAACACTTCGGCAATATGCATAACCCTTATTGGCTTTCCCTGCCTTCCGATCCTGCCTCCAATATTCATCAGGCATCCTGCGTCAGCTCCAATGAGGATTTCCGCTTCAGTCTCCTCTATATGCCCAACCTTCTCATCTACCATTTGTTCCGATATTTGAGCCATTTTCACGGAGAATGTTCCGCCAAAACCGCAGCATTGCTCTTTGCCAGGAAGCTCTTCGAATTCCAGGCCCTTCACATTTTTTAATAATCTCATTGGCGCTTCTTTTACTCCAAGAAGCCTGGTCATATGGCAGGATTTATGATAGGTGGCCTTCCCATTTAATTTTGCCCCGACATCGTCCACATTGAGAACTTCAACGATAAATTGAGTAAGTTCGTATGTTTTTTCTGCAAGCTTTTTTGCCTTGGGCTCCCACACAGAGTCCCCCTTAAAAACATGCGGATACTCATGAAACATATAGGCACAGGATCCGGAAGGGGAAACAACATATTCTGCATGTTCAAAGGCCGTGATCATTCTTTTCATGGCTTCCTTCGATTCCTTCACATAGCCGCTGTTATAGGCAGGCTGGCCGCAGCAGACCTGTGATTCCGGAAAATCTATTTCACACCCCAGACGCTCCAGCAGTTCAACAGCTGCTTTGCCTGCATTTCCCTGAAACATATCTACAAGACATGTTGCAAATAGACTTACCTTCATTCATTCCCTCTCCCAGCTAAATATTTTATTTTCTACTATCTTACTATAGTTATAATACAAATTGTTGTATTTTTATAAATATTATAATAATTAGTATAGTATATCTTCCAATACATATGTCAATGTTTTACTTCCTTTTTTTTAGTCAAAAATATGATACAATTATATGATGTTTAAGTTGCTAAAAAGGGAGTTCAGAAATAAATGAAAGTTATCGCCAGTACGCTTAACGCTAAATATATTCATACAAATATAGCGATCCGCTATTTAAAAGCATATGCTCAGCCTGATTTCGATGTGGAATTAGCCGAATATACTATTAAAGATCCAATAATGAATATTGTTACAGACCTGATCCGCAAAAAACCTGATGTGATCGGATTCAGCTGTTATATTTGGAATATCGAAGAGACCATCAAGGTCATTAAGATGATTAAAAAGATAGATTCCTCCATTCATATTGTAGTCGGAGGGCCAGAAGTGACATATGATGTTGCAGATTGGATGAAGAATGTAAATGAATTTGATTACATTGTCATCGGGGAAGGTGAGGAAACCTTCAAACAGCTGCTGACGGAGCTGAACAGCACCATGAATATGGAAAATGTGCATGGTCTTGCTTTCAGGGAAAACGGCCAGGTTCGCATTAATCCACAGCGGAATAAGCTGGACTTGCGCGATCTTCCCTCACCGTTCCGCTTTGAAGAAGATATTCCTCATCTTTCAAAGCGGGTCACATATATAGAAACCAGCCGGGGGTGCCCTTTCAGCTGCCAATTTTGCCTTTCTTCCATTGAAGTAGGTGTGCGTTACTTTGACAGGGAAAAAATCAAGGACGATATCCGGTATTTAATGAAGAATGGTGCAAAAACCCTTAAATTTGTGGACCGCACATTCAACATTAGCCGCAGCTATGCCTTGGAAATGTTCCAATTTTTGATCGATGAACATCTGCCGGGAACTGTCTTTCAATTTGAGATCACTGCAGATATCATGAGACCTGAGGTAATTGAATTTCTGAATAAGGAAGCACCACGAGGATTATTCCGATTTGAAATTGGCGTACAGTCGACAAACGACTATACAAATGAATTGGTCATGAGGAAGCAGAATTTTGACAAGCTTTGCCGAACAGTCACAATGGTAAAGGATGGAGGAAAAATCGATCAGCATCTCGACTTAATTGCCGGCCTGCCTGAGGAAGATTATAATTCATTCAAACGAACATTTAATGATGTATTTGCCATGCGGCCGGAAGAGCTCCAGCTCGGCTTCTTAAAAATGCTGAGAGGCACCGGACTTCGCTTAAGAGCAGAAGATCATCAATATATTTATATGGACCATTCACCATATGAAATATTAGGAAATAATGTTCTGTCCTTCGATGACATTATTCGCATAAAACAGGTCGAAGATGTGTTAGAGAAATATTGGAATGACCATAGAATGGATGCAACTGTTGAATATTTGGTTACAAAAGTATTTCCGACCCCCTTCGATTTCTTCCAGGAATTCGGCAGCTATTGGGAGCAAAAAGGCTGGTCCCGAATCGGGCATCAGCTTGAGGATTTATTCAAACGCCTGTTTGAATTCCTTCAAACAAAAGAAATTGCTGATCTGGATATAGCTGAAGGACTAATGAAGTTTGACTATATTTCAAAACAAAAATATAAGCCCAGAAAACCATGGTGGCAGCCAAGCTTTGAGAAATCCGAAAGATCAAAGCTTTACCAGTCTCTGCTTGAAAACCCAAATCAGCTGGGAGAAAGCTTCTTAAGCCTTCAGTTGAATGAAAAAGAAATATACAAACATACCTTAAGTGAAAGATTATCCTATGATATCGAAAGGTATATTAACGAGGGAATAATTGAAAAGAAAGACTCTTTTCTTCTTGCCTATTTCGATTCAGGCTCTGAAACAGTCTCTATCTTTTCCGGGCCTTTACAATAATGGAAGAACCGGCAGAAATCTGCCGGTTTTTTAGCATTTATCTTTATTTTTCTTTTGATCTTTATCCCGGTTCATAAAAGGCAACTCGTAAAATTTTCCGGCATTTATATCACCAAACTCCATGCCGAATTCTACATTGGCAGAGCCATCCTGCCGGCTGGTTTTTCGTGGTTTATTTTGATCCACTAGGCTCTTCCCTCTCTCCCATGCTTAGAGTTGCGGTTAGCCATTTTCATCGGATTTTCTTCCTGGCTGAATTCTGCTGAAAACTCAGATTCCTGAATATTCTTCTTAGGCGTCTTGCTGTATTTTTCAACAGCATTATACTCAGCTTTTCGTTTGGCCATCCCAATCTCCTCCTGAAAAAATTTCTTCGTGTTAAATTAATTTTCATGCTTTAACACAGGTTTATTTTTAGTAAAATAAACGGTTTCATTCCTCCCTGTGTCTTCCTTATTTTGCATTCATAAATTTTTCTGCAGTGCAAAAAATAGAGTAAAAAGGAATGAGCCGCTATGACAAATAAAAAGAAGTTAAATAAAAGCATTGGCATTAACGAGACACTTCCACATCAAATTGAAGCTCCCAGCTTTAAAGACACAGGCATGAAGCTTCAGCCTCCTTTCAAAAATTCTTTTGGCGTAACTATTGGGGACAGTCATTATTCCTCAAACAGTTCACCGCTGGAAAACTGGAGTGATGAAACAGACCCTGCAGTTATGGCTGGAGACGAATGGATTCATCCTACAAACGATATCGGCTGGAATACAACGGAAAACAAGGAACTCCTTGAAAGCAAAAAACCGCCTCAAGCCTATCCTTTCATGCATCCGACTAAGGATGTCAGCCGCGGAACAGATTGAAAAAAAACGCCATGCCTCGAAATAACTCTTAAAAAAAGCAGTCCGGAAATACTATTCCGGGCTGCTTTTTTAGCCAATGATAACTCGCTCTTTTGGATAATGGTAATTTGGCTTTTTCTCTTTGCCGCCTATTATGAATAAGAAAGAAGTTAAACCGATTCTTCCAATAAACATTAAGGCCATTATGATGCATTTCCCGATAATGGACAATTCAGGTGTAATTCCTAATGATAATCCTGTGGTCCCAAAAGCTGAGCAAACCTCAAAGATAATTTCAATGAGCTCAAGCTGCTTTTCTGTAATGCTTAAAATGACTACAGAGAAAAAACACATTCCTATAGCAAGCAGCGTGATAGCAAGGGATTTCAGTACATCATCTTCATGAATTTCCCTTTTAAATATCTTTATATCCCGATTTCCTTTTGCAAAATGATAGATGAAAAGGATATTAACCGCAAAAGTCGTTGTCCTTATGCCCCCTCCGACAGAGCTTGGAGACGCCCCGATGAACATTAAAATACTCATTATAATGAGTGTGGGCATTGTAAACTCATTTACATCCATGGTTGATAAACCGCCGCTCCGGGTGGTAGCGGATTGGAAGAATGCATAAAAAAAGCTTTCATGCCAGTTCATATCCTTAAAATATTGATTGAATTCCATAACAAGCAAAATAACAGTTCCAAATACAAGAAGAGCTGCATATGTAACAGTTGTCAGTTTGGCAAATAAAGAAAATCTGAAAGACTGTTCCTGATTCCATTTATTGCGGAATAGATATTCTTTTAATTCGATAAGAACAGGAAAGCCTATAGCTCCTAAAGTAATCAGGATAACATTGATAAGCTGCACGAAATAATCGCCGGCAAATGGTTTGAGAGATGCTCCTGTTATATCCATGCCTCCGTTAGTTGTGGCACTGACAGATGTGAACAGCGCATGCAGAAATGCCTCATCCCACGAAGGATAATATTTAAGAAAATGAAAGCCCAATATGAGTGCACCAAGGGTTTCAATCACCAATATTATTTTAATAATTTCTTTTACTAAATGCACAAGCCCTGACAAGGCATACTGATTATGATCCACCATAATAAGGCGGCGTCCCCTTAATCCGATCCTGCGGCCCAGCAGGAGCCAAAAGAAGGTGCCCAGCGCCATGATCCCTATTCCGCCAAACTGAAGTATGAACATTATGACAAAATAACCAAAAACACTATAAGTTTCTGATATATTCACCACTGTCAGACCGGTAACACTGACTGCACTTACAGCAGTGAAGACCGTATCAATAAATGAAACCTCCACTCCCGGCTTATGTACAGCCGGTATCCTTAATAAAAGTACCGATACGGATACTGCCAATAAATAATATCCGGATATTACTTGGGCAGGTGTTAGTTTATCCAGCCAATTTCTTATGTCCTTCCACATATAATACCTGTCCCCTTTAAAATTTTTCTATCCCTTATCATAATGAATATACCCTGTTTTTAAAAGAGATATTAGATAATTCGCAGGAAGTTTTTTATTTATATATAATAAAATTAAAAACCAAAGGGAGACTTGATATGCTGCTGCCTGATCTGGCTGAAAAAATCATAGCTGAAGTGCGTCAGTTTCTTCAGGAAGATATCATAGTTGCCAATACCTGCGGGGTGATCATTGCAAGCACAGACGCCGGCAGAATAGGCAATTTTCATGAAGGAGCATTGCTTACGATAAAACATAAAGAAAAGCTGATTATTACCAGGAAGGATCAATCACGCCTTCAGGGTGTAAAAGCAGGCATTAACTTGCCGATCTTTTTCAAAGGGGAAACTGTTGGTGTTATTGGGATTACCGGAAATCCCGATGAAATTTCCCCATTCGCAGAGATCATCCGCAAACTGACAGAGTTGTTTATCAGCGAAAGTTACTTTGCAGAGCAGCTCGATTGGCAGGCCCGTGCAATGGAAGGTTTTATGTTTGACTGGCTGCAGACGAAGGAGTGGGATCCTGC includes the following:
- a CDS encoding LutB/LldF family L-lactate oxidation iron-sulfur protein; amino-acid sequence: MAMKIGTNDFKDRVDSGISNSFMRGAVSGAQERLQTRRLDAAAELGNWEDWRSLSEEIRQHVLENLDFYLYQLSENVAKRGGHVYFAETAEEASAYIREVIEKKNARKVVKSKSMVTEEIHLNATLEEAGCQVIETDLGEYILQVDDHDPPSHIVAPALHKNKEQIRDVFAEKLSYQNTEKPEELAWHAREMLRHEYLTADVGITGCNFAVAETGSITLVTNEGNADLVTALPKTQITVMGMERLVPTYEEMEVLVSMLTRSAVGQKLTSYITVLTGPKEELDVDGPEEFHLVIVDNGRSSILGGEFQSILQCIRCAACVNVCPVYRHVGGHSYGSIYSGPIGAVLSPLLGGYDDYKELPYASTLCGACTEACPVKIPLHELLHKHRQVIVEKEGKAPISEKMTMKAFGLGAASPSLYKLGSKLAPTAMNPFTSGDKITKGPGPLKAWTEIRDFPAPNKERFRDWFKNRPKGGEQQ
- a CDS encoding (Fe-S)-binding protein — translated: MKVSLFATCLVDMFQGNAGKAAVELLERLGCEIDFPESQVCCGQPAYNSGYVKESKEAMKRMITAFEHAEYVVSPSGSCAYMFHEYPHVFKGDSVWEPKAKKLAEKTYELTQFIVEVLNVDDVGAKLNGKATYHKSCHMTRLLGVKEAPMRLLKNVKGLEFEELPGKEQCCGFGGTFSVKMAQISEQMVDEKVGHIEETEAEILIGADAGCLMNIGGRIGRQGKPIRVMHIAEVLNCR
- a CDS encoding B12-binding domain-containing radical SAM protein, which translates into the protein MKVIASTLNAKYIHTNIAIRYLKAYAQPDFDVELAEYTIKDPIMNIVTDLIRKKPDVIGFSCYIWNIEETIKVIKMIKKIDSSIHIVVGGPEVTYDVADWMKNVNEFDYIVIGEGEETFKQLLTELNSTMNMENVHGLAFRENGQVRINPQRNKLDLRDLPSPFRFEEDIPHLSKRVTYIETSRGCPFSCQFCLSSIEVGVRYFDREKIKDDIRYLMKNGAKTLKFVDRTFNISRSYALEMFQFLIDEHLPGTVFQFEITADIMRPEVIEFLNKEAPRGLFRFEIGVQSTNDYTNELVMRKQNFDKLCRTVTMVKDGGKIDQHLDLIAGLPEEDYNSFKRTFNDVFAMRPEELQLGFLKMLRGTGLRLRAEDHQYIYMDHSPYEILGNNVLSFDDIIRIKQVEDVLEKYWNDHRMDATVEYLVTKVFPTPFDFFQEFGSYWEQKGWSRIGHQLEDLFKRLFEFLQTKEIADLDIAEGLMKFDYISKQKYKPRKPWWQPSFEKSERSKLYQSLLENPNQLGESFLSLQLNEKEIYKHTLSERLSYDIERYINEGIIEKKDSFLLAYFDSGSETVSIFSGPLQ
- a CDS encoding DUF3905 domain-containing protein, which encodes MTNKKKLNKSIGINETLPHQIEAPSFKDTGMKLQPPFKNSFGVTIGDSHYSSNSSPLENWSDETDPAVMAGDEWIHPTNDIGWNTTENKELLESKKPPQAYPFMHPTKDVSRGTD
- a CDS encoding TrkH family potassium uptake protein, whose protein sequence is MWKDIRNWLDKLTPAQVISGYYLLAVSVSVLLLRIPAVHKPGVEVSFIDTVFTAVSAVSVTGLTVVNISETYSVFGYFVIMFILQFGGIGIMALGTFFWLLLGRRIGLRGRRLIMVDHNQYALSGLVHLVKEIIKIILVIETLGALILGFHFLKYYPSWDEAFLHALFTSVSATTNGGMDITGASLKPFAGDYFVQLINVILITLGAIGFPVLIELKEYLFRNKWNQEQSFRFSLFAKLTTVTYAALLVFGTVILLVMEFNQYFKDMNWHESFFYAFFQSATTRSGGLSTMDVNEFTMPTLIIMSILMFIGASPSSVGGGIRTTTFAVNILFIYHFAKGNRDIKIFKREIHEDDVLKSLAITLLAIGMCFFSVVILSITEKQLELIEIIFEVCSAFGTTGLSLGITPELSIIGKCIIMALMFIGRIGLTSFLFIIGGKEKKPNYHYPKERVIIG